Part of the Ignavibacteria bacterium genome is shown below.
TTAGGAATATATTAACAACCGAAGCTAAGATTAAACCAATCAATGCCATGAAAAGAAATGTTCCCATTCCTGACAAATCCATTTTGGTTATGTATCCGAATACACTCACTCCTGCAAACATTCCTGCGCAGATAAAAAACGTCGAAGCTATAGATGCGCCGGTATAAACAATAAACAGTGACGCAAAAGTTATCCCTGTCAATGCGGCATAAAAGAAAAATGCTGCCACCGCAGCAACCGGCGGAATTTTATTTAATGCAAAACTCAGCGCAAGCACAACTACAAACTGCATTATTATAACACCGATTAACAATACAGGATTTCCAAAAAATAAGGTCATTAATGTTTCGCTTCGCGCAACGAAATACGAAATAAGAGCTGTGATAGCCAGACCCAGAGCCATCCAGTTATATACGTTGAATAAGAAAGTTCTCGATACGGTTGAGCTTGCCAGTACTTGTCCCGGCGCTTCATAACGTGTTGTTCCAAAATTTTCTGCCATAATTAATTTTTATTTTATAATACTAACAATTTATTTGTGAATTTTATTCCATCGCGGGCATACCCATTTCTGCCCATTCTTCTTTTGCAGGACCATACATTCCAACAAC
Proteins encoded:
- a CDS encoding Bax inhibitor-1/YccA family protein; the encoded protein is MAENFGTTRYEAPGQVLASSTVSRTFLFNVYNWMALGLAITALISYFVARSETLMTLFFGNPVLLIGVIIMQFVVVLALSFALNKIPPVAAVAAFFFYAALTGITFASLFIVYTGASIASTFFICAGMFAGVSVFGYITKMDLSGMGTFLFMALIGLILASVVNIFLSSSTLYWIISYAGVLIFVGLTAYDTQQIKKMSMNIDADSDTGKRAAIFGALKLYLDFINLFLLLLRIMGDRR